The following are encoded together in the Candidatus Methylomirabilis oxygeniifera genome:
- a CDS encoding putative Sensor protein (Evidence 3 : Function proposed based on presence of conserved amino acid motif, structural feature or limited homology): MDPSLHPASAIDELKRLAASLDECIVSKCPAAPRVVDELGRLAGSLNEMLNALAESEAKFRGLVKDAPDAMVLVDKAGRIVLANDEAERLFGYTQQELHGAPLEMLVPERLRSRHAADRATYLTHPVTRPMGVGLELYGVRKDGREFPVDIKLSHYPAKDGGIVMAAIRDITARKQAEVQLHLQTTALEAAANGIVITDREGTIVWTNPAATPLTGYTAQELIGQNLRLLKSDQHDTAFFKTLWETILTGQIWHGEMINRRKDGSLYTEEQTIAPVRDDRGQITHFIAIKQDVTARKRADADLAAANAELAQLYATTKDLAARWEALFTLSRLLNRSLELDEVFGTFARAVESYVPYDRLGVILPEGDQLIVAYSVAHSPLASHQEQSWPKTNDTAVEWMLIHGEPRLTRDLAKEAGFRDETYLAQEGVQSSLSLPLLVGGEVLGVFFLDSLTAGTYAAHDIERLLPLADQVAIVVKHSRLWGSLQRHTEELRREVEERKRAEAAMQQAKSVAEAASRAKGEFLAKMSHEIRTPLNAIIGMTELTLDTALTTEQREFLQVVQSSSEALLTVINDILDLSRIEAGQMAIEETAFHLREVVEGVAEVLSIRAQKKGLELTCYVDPALPSRVLGDPMRLRQVLVNLVGNAIKFTERGEVTIQVERTQVEAPGRIGVHISVADTGIGIPTHQQARIFDPFAQADATTARRFGGSGLGLSISKALMELMGGRIWVESEVGKGSTFHCDLVVTVAEPEAETVRAGRETYPDLRGVAVLVVDDNPTNRLILRRTLHTWGMTVEEAAGGEEALALLRTSHAGYQIVILDHHMPDMDGAAVARAIRQDPRLQDIKLVMLSSWEGLPTATREDLGITVVLTKPVKQSKLLDMLMGLLRRAEEAEAPAEPSIPEARRPTLQRHILLVEDNVDNQNLVRRILEKVGYWVVIAGNGAAAVNAVRQARYDLILMDVQMPEMDGFEATRAIRSWEREHGVGRVPIIAMTAHAIAGYREQCLEQGMDDYLSKPLKKQVLLDTVGRYLANDENPPLPPAKGGHGGI, encoded by the coding sequence ATGGACCCGAGCCTACACCCGGCATCGGCTATTGACGAACTCAAACGGCTGGCCGCCAGTTTGGATGAGTGCATCGTGAGCAAGTGTCCCGCGGCGCCACGGGTCGTGGACGAGCTCGGCCGTCTGGCCGGCAGCCTGAATGAGATGCTCAATGCCCTTGCCGAAAGCGAGGCCAAGTTTCGCGGGCTGGTGAAGGATGCGCCGGACGCGATGGTGCTTGTCGACAAAGCAGGACGTATCGTGCTCGCCAACGATGAAGCCGAGCGGCTGTTCGGTTATACCCAGCAGGAGCTACACGGCGCACCCCTTGAGATGCTGGTGCCCGAGCGTCTCCGCAGCCGGCATGCAGCGGATCGTGCCACCTACCTCACGCACCCCGTGACGCGGCCCATGGGGGTGGGGCTGGAACTCTACGGCGTGCGCAAGGATGGGCGCGAGTTCCCTGTGGACATCAAGCTGAGCCACTATCCTGCCAAGGATGGCGGGATCGTAATGGCCGCGATTCGTGACATCACCGCCCGCAAACAGGCAGAAGTCCAACTGCACCTGCAAACTACGGCATTGGAGGCTGCGGCCAACGGTATCGTCATCACCGACCGGGAGGGGACGATCGTCTGGACCAATCCTGCCGCTACCCCGCTTACCGGCTATACAGCCCAAGAACTGATCGGTCAGAATCTACGCCTCCTCAAGTCGGATCAACATGACACGGCATTCTTCAAGACCCTCTGGGAGACGATTCTCACCGGGCAGATCTGGCACGGCGAGATGATCAACCGACGGAAGGACGGCAGCCTCTACACCGAGGAGCAGACCATTGCCCCTGTTCGAGACGATCGAGGTCAGATCACCCATTTCATCGCGATCAAGCAAGACGTGACCGCCCGAAAGCGCGCGGACGCGGACCTGGCAGCCGCCAATGCCGAACTAGCTCAACTGTATGCGACCACAAAGGACCTCGCCGCGCGGTGGGAGGCGCTCTTCACGCTGAGCCGGCTGCTGAACCGATCGCTCGAACTCGACGAGGTCTTCGGGACATTTGCCCGGGCAGTAGAGTCGTACGTCCCCTATGACCGCCTGGGGGTGATTCTCCCGGAAGGCGATCAGCTCATCGTCGCCTACTCCGTCGCTCATTCTCCACTTGCTTCCCACCAGGAACAGAGCTGGCCGAAGACGAACGATACGGCGGTCGAGTGGATGCTCATCCACGGGGAGCCCCGGCTTACGCGCGATCTGGCAAAGGAGGCCGGGTTCCGCGATGAGACCTATCTGGCGCAGGAGGGGGTCCAATCCTCGCTTAGCCTTCCCCTTCTGGTCGGAGGAGAAGTGCTGGGGGTCTTCTTCCTCGACAGTCTGACGGCTGGAACCTACGCCGCACATGACATTGAGCGCCTGCTCCCCCTGGCCGATCAAGTAGCCATTGTCGTGAAGCACAGCCGACTCTGGGGTTCGCTGCAACGTCATACCGAAGAGCTGAGACGGGAAGTTGAAGAGCGCAAGCGGGCGGAGGCAGCCATGCAGCAGGCGAAATCCGTTGCCGAAGCGGCCAGCCGCGCCAAGGGTGAGTTCTTGGCCAAAATGAGCCATGAGATCCGAACGCCGCTGAACGCCATCATCGGGATGACCGAGCTCACCCTTGACACCGCGCTCACGACGGAGCAACGAGAGTTCCTACAGGTGGTGCAATCCTCCTCCGAGGCGCTGCTGACGGTCATCAACGATATCCTCGATCTCTCCAGGATTGAGGCGGGTCAGATGGCGATTGAGGAAACGGCCTTTCACCTGCGGGAAGTGGTTGAAGGCGTAGCCGAGGTCTTGAGTATTCGGGCCCAGAAAAAGGGGCTGGAACTGACATGCTATGTAGATCCCGCGCTGCCCTCGCGAGTGCTCGGCGACCCCATGCGCCTGAGGCAGGTATTGGTGAACCTGGTGGGCAATGCCATCAAGTTCACGGAGCGCGGGGAGGTGACCATCCAGGTTGAGCGGACGCAGGTCGAAGCGCCAGGGCGAATCGGGGTCCATATTTCGGTGGCCGATACGGGGATCGGCATTCCCACACATCAGCAGGCCAGGATCTTTGACCCGTTTGCTCAGGCTGATGCCACCACAGCGCGGCGTTTTGGGGGGAGCGGACTGGGCTTGAGCATCTCGAAGGCCCTCATGGAGCTGATGGGAGGGCGGATATGGGTGGAGAGCGAGGTCGGCAAGGGGTCCACCTTCCATTGTGATCTTGTCGTGACCGTAGCGGAGCCCGAAGCTGAGACGGTGAGAGCGGGACGCGAGACGTATCCTGATCTACGCGGCGTGGCGGTGCTGGTCGTGGACGACAATCCAACCAATCGGCTCATCCTACGCAGAACGCTGCACACATGGGGCATGACCGTAGAGGAAGCGGCAGGCGGGGAGGAGGCTCTGGCGCTGTTGCGCACGTCACACGCGGGCTACCAGATCGTCATTCTAGATCATCACATGCCGGACATGGACGGGGCAGCCGTGGCTCGGGCGATCCGACAGGACCCAAGACTTCAGGACATCAAGTTGGTGATGCTCTCGTCATGGGAAGGGCTGCCCACCGCGACAAGGGAGGATCTGGGGATAACGGTGGTCCTGACCAAGCCGGTCAAACAGTCAAAGCTCTTGGATATGTTGATGGGGCTGCTTCGAAGGGCGGAGGAGGCGGAGGCGCCCGCTGAGCCGTCAATCCCGGAGGCGAGACGCCCCACACTGCAGCGACACATCCTGTTGGTCGAGGACAACGTAGACAATCAGAACCTGGTGAGAAGGATTCTGGAAAAGGTCGGGTACTGGGTCGTGATTGCCGGGAATGGGGCGGCAGCAGTAAACGCGGTCAGGCAGGCCCGCTATGATCTCATCCTGATGGACGTGCAGATGCCGGAAATGGATGGATTTGAGGCAACTCGAGCCATCAGGTCATGGGAACGCGAGCATGGCGTAGGACGGGTACCGATCATCGCGATGACGGCGCATGCAATTGCCGGATATCGGGAGCAGTGCCTGGAGCAGGGAATGGATGATTATCTCTCAAAGCCACTGAAGAAACAGGTGCTGCTCGACACGGTGGGGCGCTATCTGGCCAACGACGAAAACCCCCCACTCCCCCCTGCAAAGGGGGGCCACGGGGGGATTTGA
- a CDS encoding Response regulator receiver protein: MRILIVDDDVDMRRLLLHTLQSWGYDVVQAIDGAQAWDLLQNEPFSFVITDWIMPNLDGLELCRRIRGARFTRYIYIILLTAKHSKEELIKGMEAGADDFLIKPFNAGELKVRIRAGERIIKLESNLEEQHKKLQEAYFRIREDLDAAVTMQRSLLPSRALVVPGFRFEWIFTPCHFVAGDIFNVFQFNEHRTGFYILDVAGHGIPAAMLSVTLSTLLSPTASQGSPLMRFIPDPPHYDIAMPAEAIHTLNQLFQSKDDVMQYFTMIYGIVETRDAKLLLTQAGHPSPIYQPKEAKADLLGTGGFPVGMLPDVTYQEEELYLHPGDRLFFYSDGIPECIGKDGERFSVPRLMGLVDEWRDRPLQDAMAGIKQAIERWRGSDEFEDDITLLALERETM, translated from the coding sequence ATGCGGATACTGATCGTTGACGATGATGTGGACATGCGGAGGCTGCTGCTGCACACCCTCCAGAGCTGGGGGTACGACGTCGTCCAGGCGATCGACGGCGCGCAAGCGTGGGACCTCCTCCAGAACGAACCGTTCAGTTTTGTGATCACCGACTGGATCATGCCGAACCTGGACGGTTTAGAGCTCTGCCGTCGGATCCGTGGGGCAAGGTTTACGAGATATATCTATATCATCCTGCTGACAGCCAAACACTCGAAAGAAGAACTCATTAAAGGGATGGAAGCCGGCGCCGATGATTTTCTGATCAAGCCCTTCAATGCCGGAGAGCTCAAGGTCCGCATCAGAGCCGGGGAACGGATCATCAAGCTGGAAAGCAATCTTGAAGAGCAGCACAAGAAGTTACAGGAGGCCTACTTCAGGATTCGCGAGGACCTTGATGCGGCTGTAACAATGCAGCGATCTCTCCTGCCAAGTCGCGCACTGGTTGTCCCTGGGTTCAGATTTGAGTGGATCTTTACTCCTTGTCATTTCGTAGCAGGCGATATCTTTAATGTCTTCCAGTTCAATGAGCACCGGACCGGCTTTTACATTCTTGACGTGGCCGGTCACGGCATTCCTGCGGCAATGCTGTCGGTGACACTGAGCACACTACTCTCACCTACCGCCAGTCAGGGGAGTCCTTTGATGCGCTTCATCCCGGACCCCCCCCACTACGACATCGCTATGCCGGCGGAGGCGATTCACACCTTGAACCAACTGTTTCAGTCCAAGGACGATGTGATGCAGTATTTCACCATGATTTACGGCATCGTCGAAACCCGTGATGCCAAGCTGTTGCTGACTCAGGCCGGTCATCCATCCCCAATCTATCAACCCAAGGAGGCCAAAGCCGACCTGCTCGGAACAGGGGGATTTCCTGTAGGAATGTTACCTGATGTGACGTATCAGGAAGAGGAGTTGTATCTGCATCCCGGCGACCGACTCTTCTTCTACTCGGACGGCATTCCGGAATGTATTGGGAAGGATGGAGAGCGTTTTTCCGTACCCCGTCTCATGGGACTCGTGGATGAGTGGAGAGACCGTCCGCTGCAAGATGCGATGGCGGGTATCAAGCAGGCGATAGAGCGCTGGAGGGGCAGCGATGAGTTTGAGGACGACATCACCCTGCTGGCACTTGAAAGGGAAACGATGTAG
- the sucB gene encoding Similar to 2-oxoglutarate dehydrogenase complex E2 component — protein sequence MLIEVVMPQMGESVAEGTVVTWLKKVGDSIAKDEPLVAISTDKVDVEIPAPSAGVLSQIVVQEGVTASVGAVLAYIGEASHAGAVSPDRSVVERQDGVQTAAPAVEAAAPATRWYSPAVLDLAQEHDVDLTQVRGTGADGRVTRKDLLDFIAQRSETVAASPRVSPELPAPLIEDRILPISPMRKAIAEHMIRSKRTAAHVTQIHEVDMTAIDRYRQAHHSAFLKETGTALTFLPFVVKAVADGLRAYPLINASFTHKGIIVKHAINIGIAVALEEGLIVPVLREADKKSFLTLTKQLTDLAVRARDKRLSLEEVHEGTFTVNNFGALGTMIGTPIIVQPQAAILGLGRVVKRPVVIDDAIVIRSMAYLCLSYDHRLIDGAYASAFLNHVRATLEGFDFSVIR from the coding sequence ATGCTCATTGAAGTGGTCATGCCCCAGATGGGCGAAAGCGTCGCTGAGGGGACGGTCGTCACCTGGCTCAAGAAGGTCGGCGACTCGATCGCCAAAGATGAGCCGCTGGTGGCTATCTCTACGGATAAGGTGGACGTCGAGATTCCCGCCCCTTCCGCCGGGGTATTGTCTCAGATCGTCGTCCAGGAAGGGGTGACAGCGTCGGTCGGAGCCGTGCTGGCCTATATCGGCGAGGCTTCTCACGCCGGCGCGGTCTCGCCGGACAGGTCGGTAGTGGAGCGGCAGGATGGGGTTCAGACCGCTGCACCAGCAGTAGAGGCCGCAGCGCCGGCAACGCGCTGGTACTCACCCGCCGTCCTCGACCTGGCACAGGAACACGACGTCGATCTCACCCAAGTAAGAGGCACCGGCGCAGATGGACGTGTGACGAGGAAGGATCTGCTGGACTTCATCGCGCAGCGGTCAGAGACGGTCGCCGCGTCACCTCGCGTATCCCCTGAACTCCCCGCCCCCCTTATCGAAGACCGGATCCTCCCGATCAGCCCCATGCGAAAGGCCATCGCCGAGCATATGATCCGGAGCAAGCGGACCGCTGCTCATGTCACGCAGATCCACGAAGTCGATATGACGGCTATCGACCGCTACCGGCAGGCACACCATAGCGCCTTCCTCAAGGAGACCGGGACCGCGCTTACCTTTCTCCCCTTTGTCGTAAAGGCCGTCGCGGATGGCCTGCGGGCCTATCCGCTCATCAACGCCTCCTTCACTCATAAGGGAATTATTGTCAAGCACGCAATCAATATCGGGATCGCCGTGGCCCTGGAGGAAGGTCTTATTGTCCCGGTGCTGCGAGAGGCCGATAAGAAAAGCTTTCTGACCCTGACGAAACAGTTGACTGATCTGGCCGTCCGGGCTCGCGACAAACGGCTCAGCCTGGAGGAGGTCCACGAAGGGACCTTCACGGTCAACAACTTCGGCGCGCTGGGGACTATGATTGGAACGCCGATCATTGTTCAACCGCAGGCAGCCATCCTGGGCCTGGGCAGGGTCGTGAAGCGGCCGGTCGTAATTGACGATGCGATCGTCATCCGTTCGATGGCCTACCTCTGTCTCTCCTACGATCATCGCCTCATCGACGGCGCCTACGCCAGCGCCTTCCTCAACCATGTGCGGGCTACGCTCGAGGGATTTGATTTCTCCGTCATTCGTTAG
- the bfmBAB gene encoding 2-oxoisovalerate dehydrogenase subunit beta (Branched-chain alpha-keto acid dehydrogenase E1 component beta chain) (BCKDH E1-beta), with amino-acid sequence MEITYLEAIRQALWEEMDRDERVFMLGEDIGVYGGAFKVTKGFLDKFGSERVIDTPLSESAFVGAAIGAALMGMRPVVEMQFADFIACAFDQIVNMAAKHHYRLGEPVPMVIRAPYGGGLHAGPFHSQCPEAWFFHVAGLKLVAPSTPADAKGLLKAAIRDPNPVIYFEHKYLYRHIKGEVPEGDSIVPIGQAEVKRSGSTISVITYGAMLQHALAAAERLLPEGIDLEVVDLRTLQPMDMSTIASSVKKTGRAMVVHEAPKTGGIGGEIAARIAEDLFQYLDAPIIRVAAPHTPVPFSPVLEEAYLPNPDTIAGKARELAAF; translated from the coding sequence ATGGAAATCACCTATCTTGAAGCGATCCGCCAAGCCTTGTGGGAGGAAATGGACCGGGATGAGCGCGTCTTCATGCTGGGAGAAGACATCGGGGTCTACGGCGGTGCTTTCAAGGTGACGAAGGGGTTCCTAGATAAGTTCGGATCGGAGCGCGTGATCGATACGCCGTTGTCCGAGTCGGCATTCGTCGGGGCCGCAATCGGCGCGGCCCTCATGGGGATGCGGCCCGTCGTCGAGATGCAGTTCGCCGACTTCATCGCCTGCGCCTTTGACCAGATCGTCAATATGGCGGCCAAACATCACTACCGCCTCGGCGAACCGGTCCCCATGGTCATTCGGGCCCCTTACGGCGGCGGACTCCACGCGGGGCCGTTCCATTCCCAATGTCCGGAGGCGTGGTTCTTTCATGTGGCCGGGCTGAAGCTGGTGGCCCCCTCTACTCCTGCCGATGCGAAGGGACTCCTGAAAGCTGCCATCCGCGATCCCAATCCCGTGATCTACTTCGAGCACAAGTACCTCTATCGCCACATCAAAGGGGAGGTGCCGGAGGGAGATTCGATCGTGCCGATCGGCCAGGCGGAGGTCAAAAGATCAGGCAGTACCATCAGTGTCATCACCTACGGCGCCATGCTCCAGCACGCACTCGCAGCGGCGGAGCGGCTCCTACCTGAAGGGATCGACCTGGAGGTGGTGGACCTCCGGACACTTCAGCCGATGGATATGTCCACGATCGCCTCCTCGGTCAAGAAGACCGGACGGGCAATGGTGGTGCATGAGGCGCCAAAGACCGGCGGCATTGGGGGCGAGATCGCGGCTCGGATCGCCGAGGACCTGTTCCAGTATCTGGATGCCCCTATTATCCGCGTGGCAGCCCCCCATACCCCTGTTCCTTTCAGTCCCGTACTGGAGGAGGCGTATCTGCCCAATCCCGACACGATCGCCGGCAAGGCGCGAGAGCTGGCCGCCTTCTGA
- the pdhA gene encoding Similar to pyruvate dehydrogenase (Lipoamide) E1 component alpha chain, translating to MGVRKPAPDELLNIYYYLKLTRGMEQRVITLYRQGKIVGGVYLGNGEEAIAVGSASALERDDVIAPTHRDLGANLVKGITPKEYMTHYLARQTGLTRGRDGNVHFGDITRGIIGFISPMADLLPVAAGVALTFKLRRERRVVAAFFGDGASSRGDFHEALNLAAVLKLPVVFICHNNQYAYSTPLSRQMAIEHVADRAKAYGMPGIIVDGNDVLAVHDAVAEAIARARAGDGPSLVEGKTMRMRGHAEHDDASYVPPGLLEEWRKRDPIDRFAACLRDRKILDDASAKTIDDRIAKEIEEAVLFAESSPLPDAKELLEGVYAA from the coding sequence ATGGGGGTTCGGAAGCCCGCACCGGACGAGTTGCTGAATATCTATTACTACCTCAAGCTCACCCGCGGGATGGAACAGCGGGTGATTACGCTCTACCGACAGGGAAAGATCGTCGGCGGCGTCTACCTCGGTAACGGCGAAGAGGCCATCGCGGTGGGAAGCGCATCAGCGCTGGAACGCGATGACGTTATCGCCCCTACCCATCGGGATCTTGGCGCCAACCTCGTGAAAGGGATCACGCCGAAGGAGTACATGACCCACTACCTCGCCAGGCAGACCGGGTTGACCAGGGGGCGGGACGGCAATGTGCATTTCGGCGATATCACGCGCGGCATCATCGGATTCATCAGTCCGATGGCCGACCTGCTGCCGGTGGCGGCAGGCGTTGCCCTGACCTTCAAGCTTCGGCGCGAGCGGCGAGTGGTGGCGGCATTCTTCGGCGACGGCGCGTCAAGCCGCGGTGATTTCCATGAGGCGCTGAACCTTGCGGCGGTACTCAAACTGCCCGTCGTCTTCATCTGCCACAACAATCAGTACGCCTACTCCACCCCGCTTTCTCGTCAGATGGCTATCGAGCATGTTGCCGATCGCGCCAAAGCCTACGGGATGCCTGGCATCATCGTGGACGGCAACGATGTGCTGGCCGTCCACGATGCCGTCGCTGAGGCGATCGCTCGCGCGAGAGCGGGCGACGGCCCGTCTCTCGTGGAAGGCAAAACGATGCGGATGCGCGGTCATGCCGAGCATGACGACGCCTCGTATGTCCCGCCCGGCCTGCTCGAAGAGTGGCGAAAGCGGGACCCCATCGATCGATTCGCCGCCTGCCTGCGTGACCGGAAGATCCTTGATGACGCCTCCGCCAAGACGATCGACGACCGCATCGCGAAGGAGATCGAGGAAGCGGTCCTCTTCGCAGAATCGAGCCCGCTTCCGGATGCGAAGGAACTCCTTGAGGGAGTCTACGCCGCTTAG
- a CDS encoding conserved protein of unknown function (Evidence 4 : Homologs of previously reported genes of unknown function): MSDPEKGSAKLSSFRKTMRKLSEQLPGSETTYTRKLSRYEGEIEALQAQVKTLEEEVYHLQRRLDQTPKEFEFLRSKLDQSREQLGQAHNQNQRMVEALQQAKEQIESLREEVEKLSAPPSPYGIFASMNSDQTANIYTGGRKMKVNLHPSVRPDTLRKGQELILNEAFNVIEAAGFDEQGEVVTLKDLLDEGRAVVTLRADEMRVVELADPLRQLSLKAGDHLLLDPRSGHILEKLPKTDAQELFLEEVPSIGYEAIGGLGPQIEMIRDAIELPHLYVDYFREHQLQPPKGVLLYGPPGCGKTLIAKAVAHSLAEQLAKKTGQAVKGYFLNVKGPELLNKYVGETERQIREIFGRAKEKATEGSPVVIFFDEMDSLFRTRGSGISSDIESTIVPQFLAELDGVEGLKHVIVIGATNRQDLIDPAVLRPGRFDVKIKIDRPDQSAAHEIFAKYLTAELPFAATELKTHGTREKAAAAMIAAAIELLYATVPEHRFLEVTYASGQQETLYFKDFASGAMIESVCTRAKKRAVKRMIATGVKGLTVEDLLDAVRTEFRENEDLPNTTNPDDWAKIAGRRSERIVNVRTVFDREEKEKKSRKVETISTGHYL; the protein is encoded by the coding sequence ATGAGTGATCCTGAGAAGGGCTCGGCGAAGTTAAGCTCTTTTAGAAAGACCATGCGGAAGCTTTCTGAACAGCTTCCGGGGAGCGAGACCACGTACACCCGTAAGCTTTCTCGGTATGAGGGTGAGATCGAGGCGCTTCAAGCGCAGGTGAAGACGCTCGAAGAGGAGGTCTATCACCTTCAGCGACGACTGGATCAGACTCCCAAAGAGTTCGAGTTTCTCCGATCCAAGCTCGACCAGTCCCGCGAGCAGTTGGGTCAGGCGCATAATCAGAATCAGCGGATGGTCGAGGCCCTACAGCAGGCGAAGGAGCAGATAGAGAGCCTTCGTGAGGAAGTAGAGAAGCTCTCCGCCCCGCCGAGCCCGTATGGGATCTTTGCGTCGATGAACTCCGACCAGACGGCAAACATCTATACGGGCGGCCGGAAGATGAAGGTCAATCTTCACCCTTCAGTACGTCCGGATACGTTGCGTAAGGGCCAGGAGCTCATCCTGAATGAAGCGTTCAATGTCATTGAGGCGGCAGGCTTCGATGAGCAGGGCGAGGTTGTGACCCTGAAAGACCTGCTCGATGAAGGTCGCGCTGTGGTCACACTGCGCGCCGATGAGATGCGAGTGGTTGAGCTGGCCGATCCGCTGCGGCAACTCTCCCTCAAAGCGGGTGACCATCTGCTCCTCGATCCGCGATCGGGGCACATTCTGGAGAAGTTACCCAAGACCGATGCCCAGGAGCTGTTCCTCGAGGAGGTTCCGAGTATCGGCTATGAGGCCATCGGCGGGCTCGGTCCTCAGATCGAGATGATCAGGGATGCCATCGAGCTGCCGCATCTGTACGTTGACTATTTCAGAGAACACCAGCTCCAGCCCCCGAAGGGGGTGTTGCTCTATGGGCCGCCGGGTTGCGGCAAGACCCTGATCGCGAAGGCGGTCGCGCACTCGCTGGCCGAGCAACTGGCAAAGAAGACGGGACAGGCAGTCAAAGGCTACTTCTTGAACGTCAAGGGTCCTGAGTTGCTGAACAAATATGTCGGCGAGACGGAACGGCAGATACGGGAGATCTTCGGCAGGGCCAAGGAGAAGGCCACCGAGGGATCGCCGGTCGTTATCTTTTTTGATGAGATGGACTCTCTCTTCCGGACTCGTGGTTCGGGCATCTCCTCGGATATAGAGTCTACGATCGTTCCGCAGTTCCTGGCGGAGCTGGATGGTGTAGAGGGGCTCAAGCACGTGATCGTCATCGGGGCTACGAACCGGCAGGATCTCATCGACCCGGCTGTCCTGCGTCCTGGACGTTTCGATGTCAAGATTAAAATCGACCGGCCCGATCAGAGTGCGGCTCATGAGATCTTCGCAAAGTATCTGACGGCCGAACTGCCGTTTGCAGCGACTGAACTCAAGACGCATGGGACGCGTGAAAAGGCGGCGGCAGCCATGATTGCGGCGGCCATTGAGCTTCTGTACGCCACAGTCCCTGAGCACCGCTTTCTGGAGGTCACGTACGCCTCCGGCCAGCAGGAAACGCTGTACTTCAAGGATTTCGCTTCGGGCGCCATGATCGAATCGGTCTGTACAAGGGCCAAGAAGCGGGCGGTCAAGCGGATGATCGCGACAGGCGTCAAGGGCCTGACGGTGGAAGACCTGCTCGATGCGGTCCGGACCGAGTTCAGGGAGAATGAAGATCTGCCGAATACCACCAATCCGGACGACTGGGCCAAGATTGCCGGTCGGCGAAGCGAGCGCATCGTGAATGTGCGGACAGTCTTCGACCGTGAAGAGAAAGAGAAGAAGTCCCGCAAGGTTGAAACCATCTCCACCGGCCACTATCTATGA